The window TGCTCGCCGCGATCGTGATCCCGTGCGTCGCCGCGATCGAGCGGAGACCCGACACCGCGAACTCGCGCCCGATGATGATGCAGACCGCCCACGCGTCCGCCTCCTGGAGATCCACGAGCGAGATGAGCGCCGCCGAGACGAGCAGCTTGTCCGCGATGGGGTCGAGCAGCGTCCCGACCGTCGTCACCTTCTTGTACCTGCGCGCGAACCAGCCGTCCGCCCAGTCCGTGAGCGCGGCGAGGAGGAACACGGCCAGCGCCATGTATTCGCGCGCCGGCAGCTTCGTCAGAAGGAGGACGACGAGGAGCGGAACGAGAAAGATGCGAAGGAGGGTCAGGGCGTTTGGAACGTTGAAGAACACCGGGCCGGGATTCTAGACCCCGCGTTCCGCTCACGCTGGACAGCCCGCCCCGCGGGGCCGAGAATCCCCCTGGTCATGGCCGCGCCCCCCATCGTCTTCGGGACGGACGGCTGGCGCGGCCAGATCGCCCGGGACCTCACGTTCGCGTCCGTCCTGCGCGTCGTCGACGCCGCCGGCGCCTGGAATGTCTCGCCCGAAAACACCGAGCCCGGCGACCCGTGGACGATTCCGCTGGTCCACGACACGCGCTTCCTCTCGCCCGAGCTCGCCGCCGAGGGCGCGGCCCGCCTCGCCTCGCAGGGATTCCGCGTTCTCCTGACCGACCGCCCCGTGCCGACGCCCTGCGCGTCGTGGCACGTCAAGTCCCGCGGCCTGCGAGCGGGCCTCGCGATCACGGCCTCGCACAACCCGGCGCTCTGGAACGGCGTGAAGGTCAAGTCGTGGTTCGGCGGCAGCGCGACGCCCGCGACGTACGACGCCGTCGCGCGTTCCGCGGACCGCCCGCTCCCGGCCCGGGCCGGCGGGGCCGTCGAAAGGCTCGACCTGCACGCCGGCTACCGCGAGGCGATCACGGAACGCGTAGACCTCGCCGCGATCCGCAGCGCCGGCCTGAACGTCCTCTTCGACTCGATGCACGGGGCGGCCGGCACGCTGCTCGAGGAGATCGTCGGGACCGGCCACGCGACGCGGGTCACGACGCTCCGCGCCGCGCGCGACCCGCTCTTCGGCGGCGTCAACCCGGAACCCATCCCAGCCCACCTCGGCGCGTCGCGCGACGAGCTGAGGCGCGAGCGCTACGGCGTCGTCCTGGCGAGCGACGGCGACGGCGACCGCCTCGGCGTCCTCGACGCGAACGGCACGTTCGTGACGCCCCACCGGATCCTCGCGCTCCTCGCCGAGAGCCTCACGGCCCGCGGGCGCATCTCCGGAGGCATCGCGAAGACGTTCTCCACGTCCCTTCTCCTCGACCGCGTCGCGGCGCGCATGGGAGTTCCCCTCTACGTGACGCCGATCGGCTTCAAGCACATCGCCGAGAAGATGATGTCCGGCGAGGTCGCGATCGGCGGCGAGGAGTCCGGCGGCCTCGGCGTCTCGTTCTACCTCCCGGAGCGCGACGGCGTCCTCTCGGCGCTCCTCGTCCTCGAGGCCATCGCCCATTCGGGCGGGTCGTTCGACGCCCTCCTGAAGAAGCAGGACGCGGCCTACGGCGCCTTCGCGTACGGGCGCCGCGACCTGCACCTGCCGATGCCGGTCCTCCGGGCGTTCGTCGCGGACCTCAAGGCGCAGCCGCCCGCGAACCGAGCCGGCCAGAAGGTGACGGGCGTCGAGGACCTCGACGGCGTGAAGCTGGTCTTCGGCGAACGCGGCTGGCTCCTCCATCGCCTCTCGGGCACGGAGCCGATCATCCGCATCTACGCCGAGCACGAAGACGAGGCTGTGGTCGAGCGGCTCCTCGCGGAAACGGTCGACGAACTCCACCGCCGCAGCGGCACGGCCGCCCCCCCCCCCCGCCGGACCTGACGGGCTCAGCGCGCGTCGGCCAGGACGTAGCCGGCGCCGACGAACCGCAGGACCGGCCCCGCGCCGAGGCCGGCGATCGGGTCCGATTCCTCGAGCAGCTCGGGCGTCAGGTCTCCCCCGTACGCCACGACCGCGCGTGCCGCG is drawn from Acidobacteriota bacterium and contains these coding sequences:
- the pgsA gene encoding CDP-diacylglycerol--glycerol-3-phosphate 3-phosphatidyltransferase; this translates as MFFNVPNALTLLRIFLVPLLVVLLLTKLPAREYMALAVFLLAALTDWADGWFARRYKKVTTVGTLLDPIADKLLVSAALISLVDLQEADAWAVCIIIGREFAVSGLRSIAATHGITIAASKLGKWKMGTQIVGISLMILGAKLDDIGLWRKTGRAALYVMMAMALVSGFDYFRKFLKPLLAMERTPES
- a CDS encoding phosphoglucomutase/phosphomannomutase family protein, which gives rise to MAAPPIVFGTDGWRGQIARDLTFASVLRVVDAAGAWNVSPENTEPGDPWTIPLVHDTRFLSPELAAEGAARLASQGFRVLLTDRPVPTPCASWHVKSRGLRAGLAITASHNPALWNGVKVKSWFGGSATPATYDAVARSADRPLPARAGGAVERLDLHAGYREAITERVDLAAIRSAGLNVLFDSMHGAAGTLLEEIVGTGHATRVTTLRAARDPLFGGVNPEPIPAHLGASRDELRRERYGVVLASDGDGDRLGVLDANGTFVTPHRILALLAESLTARGRISGGIAKTFSTSLLLDRVAARMGVPLYVTPIGFKHIAEKMMSGEVAIGGEESGGLGVSFYLPERDGVLSALLVLEAIAHSGGSFDALLKKQDAAYGAFAYGRRDLHLPMPVLRAFVADLKAQPPANRAGQKVTGVEDLDGVKLVFGERGWLLHRLSGTEPIIRIYAEHEDEAVVERLLAETVDELHRRSGTAAPPPRRT